The following are from one region of the Erwinia billingiae Eb661 genome:
- a CDS encoding paraquat-inducible protein A: MNPESELVVCPQCNYLHRLSPPIGSQAALCCRCRAPLWRKAGQAPSLLPLAVAAALGWLFACLLPVISLNFQGSSKEMTLWQAAWLGPGEAHSLLLSVLSTFLIVVAPMTQILLIVWLSLFGQFQRKAPGFAAITSLLRTIAPWSMPLVVAVGFLVVGIKLSTLLQVKPGAGAWALAASALLFFRLSARDLRPFWAAPSVPDQHGGNGQAWALLIAAMIFYLPANVLPVMFTSFFGTGSEKTIFEGIIEFWRSGSPGIALLIFLASMVIPFIKFIALALLLLTSQRKSQWARRERDRLYRFTEWVGCWSMLDVFVVVIITGLVQFPGLSEAEPRPGIIYFALVVILTMLSAQRFRSQSIWEVTP, from the coding sequence ATGAACCCAGAATCAGAATTGGTGGTGTGCCCACAGTGCAACTACCTGCATCGCCTGTCTCCTCCGATTGGAAGTCAGGCGGCACTCTGTTGTCGCTGTCGTGCACCGCTGTGGCGAAAAGCAGGCCAGGCGCCATCGCTGTTACCCCTTGCTGTCGCGGCCGCGCTGGGCTGGCTGTTTGCCTGCCTGTTGCCCGTGATCAGCCTGAATTTTCAGGGCAGCTCAAAAGAGATGACGTTATGGCAAGCCGCCTGGCTGGGTCCGGGCGAGGCACACTCGCTGCTGCTGTCGGTGCTGTCGACTTTTTTGATCGTCGTCGCGCCGATGACGCAGATTTTGCTGATCGTCTGGCTGTCACTATTTGGTCAATTTCAGCGAAAAGCCCCGGGTTTTGCTGCAATTACCTCCCTGCTCAGAACCATCGCCCCCTGGAGCATGCCGCTGGTGGTTGCCGTGGGGTTTCTGGTGGTGGGCATCAAGCTATCCACATTGCTTCAGGTCAAACCCGGTGCCGGCGCATGGGCACTTGCGGCGTCTGCGCTGCTTTTCTTCCGGCTATCTGCACGGGATCTTCGTCCCTTCTGGGCAGCACCGTCGGTACCTGACCAGCATGGAGGCAACGGTCAGGCGTGGGCGCTGTTGATAGCCGCGATGATTTTTTACCTGCCCGCGAATGTGCTGCCGGTGATGTTTACCTCTTTTTTCGGCACCGGCAGCGAGAAAACCATCTTCGAGGGGATCATTGAGTTCTGGCGCAGCGGATCTCCGGGCATTGCGCTGCTGATCTTCCTGGCCAGTATGGTTATTCCTTTTATTAAATTTATCGCGTTGGCCCTGCTGCTGCTGACCAGCCAGCGCAAAAGCCAGTGGGCGCGACGCGAAAGAGACCGGTTGTATCGCTTCACCGAATGGGTCGGGTGTTGGTCGATGCTTGATGTCTTCGTGGTGGTGATTATCACCGGTCTGGTGCAATTTCCGGGCTTGAGTGAAGCCGAACCCCGGCCTGGGATTATCTATTTCGCGCTGGTGGTGATCCTGACGATGCTGTCGGCACAGCGTTTTCGTTCACAAAGTATCTGGGAAGTCACGCCATGA
- a CDS encoding DUF3313 domain-containing protein produces the protein MIRLSTVALLTVAVFLTGCAGTPPARYAGIDSASRLTPNTGDEADRIPFKYSTQVDWNQYSTMIVEPVTIYQGADSQFGDMSPADRQQLAAYMKEKFTASLRAHYQETTVVAPKTLRIKLTLTGADTTTQVVGTFTKFDLAGGPYNIVQSVRGGRGMFSGYVDYAVEVYDAQSNTLLTAWVARQFPNAMNISATIGSLSAAKVGIDKGADELANTLK, from the coding sequence ATGATCAGACTGTCGACTGTTGCCTTACTCACCGTAGCTGTTTTCCTGACCGGTTGTGCCGGCACGCCACCCGCCCGCTATGCCGGGATAGATTCCGCCTCGCGGCTGACACCCAATACGGGCGATGAAGCGGATCGCATCCCGTTTAAGTACAGCACGCAGGTGGACTGGAATCAGTACAGCACCATGATTGTTGAACCAGTGACGATTTATCAGGGTGCTGACAGCCAGTTTGGCGATATGTCGCCAGCCGATCGCCAACAGCTGGCGGCCTATATGAAGGAGAAATTCACCGCCAGTCTTCGCGCGCACTATCAGGAAACCACCGTGGTTGCGCCGAAAACGTTGCGGATAAAACTGACATTGACCGGAGCGGATACCACCACCCAGGTCGTGGGTACCTTCACCAAATTCGATCTTGCAGGCGGCCCGTACAATATTGTGCAGTCTGTTCGCGGTGGCCGGGGCATGTTCAGTGGTTATGTCGACTATGCGGTCGAAGTTTACGATGCGCAGAGCAATACATTACTGACTGCCTGGGTTGCCCGTCAGTTTCCGAATGCCATGAACATCTCCGCAACGATTGGCTCGCTTAGCGCGGCCAAAGTCGGCATCGACAAAGGGGCCGATGAATTAGCGAATACGCTGAAGTGA
- a CDS encoding M24 family metallopeptidase, whose translation MNQSPVRFELTSVPPPKTFPDAKSPAIGDEAMRQRLQNILLAMQQHRLDAIAIYADKEHGGNFEYLAGFIPRFEEALLILTAQGELTYVMGNENLKLVPFARNGGKCLHAPAFSLPNQPMDNDAPLVDVLLQAGLTSGSQIGVVGWKLFTNRLRDTRYTFDVPSFIVEAIIDAAGERKNVVNATSLFISPDVGVRRLNTASEIAFYEYGANLASTNVLAALEQIEPGKTEKQIGQLLAADGQPNSVITIAATGDRFANAGLYPTDKAIQAGDKFSMTVGFKGGLTSRSAYVVAAENELPAAVADYLPALAIPYYRAVTRWLEALRPGLTGGELYQVVEEAMPKAKWHWHLNPGHLVADEEWLCSPVYPDSTIALESGMIFQIDIIPSLPGYGGCSIEDTVALADAALREALQTHYPDVWQRMETRKRYLRDVLNITVSEDVILLSNTVGYLRPFLLDKTRALVRQP comes from the coding sequence ATGAATCAGTCCCCTGTCCGTTTTGAGCTTACGTCTGTCCCGCCACCAAAGACCTTCCCTGATGCAAAATCGCCGGCGATCGGCGATGAGGCGATGCGTCAGCGGCTGCAGAATATTCTCCTGGCCATGCAGCAGCATCGGCTTGATGCCATTGCAATTTATGCCGACAAAGAGCATGGCGGGAATTTTGAATACCTCGCCGGATTTATTCCGCGCTTTGAAGAAGCCTTGCTGATCCTCACGGCGCAGGGGGAACTGACTTACGTGATGGGTAATGAGAATCTGAAACTGGTTCCCTTTGCACGCAACGGCGGCAAATGCCTGCACGCACCGGCCTTTTCCCTGCCTAATCAACCGATGGATAACGACGCGCCGTTAGTGGATGTACTGCTGCAGGCAGGCCTCACCAGCGGAAGCCAGATCGGCGTGGTCGGCTGGAAGTTATTTACCAACCGGCTGCGCGACACCCGTTATACCTTCGACGTGCCGTCGTTTATTGTTGAAGCCATTATCGACGCCGCAGGCGAGCGGAAAAATGTGGTTAACGCCACCTCGCTGTTTATTTCCCCTGACGTTGGCGTGCGTCGGCTAAATACCGCCAGCGAAATCGCCTTTTATGAGTATGGCGCTAATCTGGCTTCAACCAACGTGCTGGCCGCGCTTGAGCAGATTGAACCCGGTAAAACCGAGAAGCAGATTGGCCAGCTATTAGCTGCGGATGGTCAGCCGAATAGCGTCATTACCATCGCCGCCACCGGCGACCGCTTTGCCAATGCGGGCTTATACCCCACGGATAAAGCGATTCAGGCCGGTGATAAGTTCTCGATGACCGTCGGCTTTAAGGGCGGGCTGACCAGTCGTTCCGCCTATGTGGTGGCGGCTGAAAATGAACTGCCTGCGGCAGTGGCGGATTATCTGCCGGCGTTAGCCATCCCCTACTATCGTGCGGTAACCCGCTGGCTGGAAGCCCTTCGCCCAGGCCTGACGGGCGGCGAGCTTTATCAGGTTGTTGAAGAAGCCATGCCGAAGGCGAAATGGCACTGGCATTTAAATCCGGGCCATCTGGTGGCGGATGAAGAGTGGCTCTGCTCGCCGGTCTACCCGGATTCGACGATCGCGCTTGAGAGCGGAATGATTTTTCAGATCGACATTATTCCGTCACTGCCTGGCTATGGCGGTTGCAGCATTGAAGATACCGTTGCGCTGGCTGATGCGGCGCTAAGAGAAGCACTGCAAACCCACTATCCGGATGTCTGGCAGCGGATGGAAACCCGCAAACGCTATCTGCGCGATGTGCTGAATATCACGGTATCAGAGGATGTCATCCTGCTTTCCAACACCGTCGGTTATCTGCGCCCTTTCCTGCTGGATAAGACTCGGGCGCTGGTCCGTCAACCCTGA
- a CDS encoding Hcp family type VI secretion system effector, which translates to MPIPPYMWLTDDGGAVIKGSVDVRDREGSIEIIGLSHGINLPVDTAAGKITGTRQHSSMRIEKDVDSSTPYLYKAAATGQSLKSAEIRFYNINDAGQEVCYYMVLLENVKITSVHCSVPNVKLTGNDKMNHSESVSMQYEKITWRIVDGNIQYTDAWNERATA; encoded by the coding sequence ATGCCAATTCCACCTTATATGTGGCTAACCGATGATGGCGGCGCAGTAATTAAAGGCTCTGTCGATGTTCGTGATCGTGAAGGAAGCATTGAAATAATTGGATTAAGTCACGGCATAAACCTACCGGTAGACACTGCAGCAGGAAAAATTACAGGCACGCGACAGCACTCATCAATGCGTATTGAAAAGGATGTCGATAGCTCAACTCCCTATCTATACAAGGCAGCAGCTACCGGACAGTCATTAAAAAGTGCTGAAATCCGCTTCTATAACATCAATGATGCGGGGCAAGAGGTTTGCTACTATATGGTGCTTCTGGAAAATGTAAAAATCACCAGCGTTCACTGCTCAGTGCCCAATGTAAAACTTACGGGAAACGATAAAATGAACCACTCAGAAAGCGTCAGTATGCAGTATGAAAAAATTACCTGGCGCATTGTAGATGGCAATATCCAGTACACTGATGCATGGAATGAAAGAGCTACAGCATAA
- a CDS encoding DUF2778 domain-containing protein, with protein MALNGTLILNGADYVPFNLYGVGVFMAFSGKGAYMNNAACGAIPNEGPVPPGKYWIVERGGGGLGSWLKAKSQDIYNSIYNGAEFGRDEWFALFRDDLTIDDHTWINGVKRGLFRLHPGRSSEGCITLVHNSDYALIRDALLQTAPVQVPCMKSLMARGLIEVIAGGNKNFCP; from the coding sequence ATGGCACTGAATGGAACTCTGATTCTGAACGGCGCGGATTACGTACCCTTTAACCTTTATGGTGTGGGCGTTTTTATGGCCTTTTCTGGCAAAGGCGCTTACATGAACAATGCCGCCTGCGGAGCAATTCCCAACGAAGGGCCTGTTCCACCAGGAAAATACTGGATAGTTGAGCGTGGTGGCGGTGGGTTAGGCTCGTGGCTTAAAGCCAAGTCTCAAGATATTTATAACAGCATTTATAATGGCGCTGAATTTGGTCGTGATGAATGGTTTGCATTGTTCAGGGATGACTTGACGATTGACGATCATACCTGGATAAATGGAGTTAAACGTGGATTATTCAGACTTCACCCCGGCCGTTCCTCTGAAGGATGCATTACATTAGTTCATAACTCTGATTATGCCTTGATTCGTGATGCATTACTTCAAACTGCACCAGTACAGGTTCCCTGCATGAAATCTCTTATGGCTCGGGGATTGATAGAGGTGATTGCCGGTGGCAATAAGAACTTTTGTCCGTAG
- a CDS encoding PadR family transcriptional regulator: MFKEMFNDRRGGRHHSHSQSQDRRSDCFQQAESREEALAMMFDQWREAMRNERMRSRHEDPRSGHHHHHRGRHDASGERHFDRRGDRHDGHRGGHRGGRDDAGHRDRPSFLRGRKFGADELQLLLLSLLKVQASYGYELIKILTDKSGGFYTPSPGVIYPALTYLEDVGFVTVQQEGNRKRYAINEQGEAHLNENKAVADALIAKLALFASQSDSVSQAMFEHRQPFSPELTQAIHDLRSQLHAYHGSDEDTQRQVAEILQATLVQMQSVGR, translated from the coding sequence ATGTTTAAAGAAATGTTTAATGATCGCCGTGGCGGTCGCCACCATTCTCACTCCCAGTCTCAGGACCGTCGCAGTGATTGCTTCCAACAGGCCGAAAGTCGCGAAGAGGCGCTGGCGATGATGTTTGACCAGTGGCGTGAAGCGATGCGCAATGAGCGGATGCGCAGCCGCCATGAAGATCCCCGCAGCGGACATCACCACCACCATCGCGGGCGTCATGATGCGTCTGGTGAACGTCATTTCGATCGCCGTGGCGATCGTCATGATGGGCATCGCGGCGGACACCGTGGCGGCCGGGACGACGCCGGTCATCGCGATCGCCCTTCTTTCCTGCGTGGCCGTAAGTTTGGCGCGGACGAACTGCAGTTGCTGCTGCTGTCCCTGTTAAAAGTACAGGCCAGCTACGGTTATGAGCTGATTAAGATCCTGACCGACAAGAGCGGTGGTTTTTATACGCCAAGCCCAGGCGTAATTTATCCGGCGCTGACCTACCTTGAGGATGTGGGTTTTGTGACCGTTCAGCAGGAAGGCAACCGCAAACGCTATGCGATTAATGAGCAAGGCGAAGCGCATCTGAACGAAAACAAGGCGGTGGCTGATGCCCTGATTGCCAAGCTGGCCCTGTTTGCCAGCCAGAGTGATTCCGTCAGTCAGGCGATGTTCGAACACCGCCAGCCGTTTTCACCGGAGTTGACCCAGGCCATCCACGATTTGCGCAGCCAGCTGCATGCGTATCACGGCAGCGATGAAGACACGCAGCGCCAGGTTGCAGAGATTCTGCAGGCGACGCTGGTACAAATGCAGTCCGTTGGCCGTTAA
- a CDS encoding GGDEF domain-containing protein: MINEQRKTTLSSIPLWQSRGHMVSHALAKSLSWFAFVNGSFALMIYLRNIMFGNFDAGVVVSGKLLTVIDLLMLATLLVSVAMLAISFVLKAKPSPAIKPLLSLLLLLQSGLWAASGFSFITALQTPLAYPLSSILMMSALAALYYWPSGLLLFVVPIWLATVAGNLQVNAGLNLRFSAVCLIFTLILIYGRYMLQGWFNEAWLRFQENQLLISRLDTLAHQDVLTGTANRRALEDHLHNAVSRQASFELIMLDVDYFKRYNDHYGHQAGDVCLAEVAAVLKTAVRTSEDLVARYGGEEFVVMLFGATPQGAEQIAERIQANLQQAHLRHERSDVSDTVTVSMGIASSDGSKGVAQILAEADAALYRAKEQGRNRWCR, translated from the coding sequence GTGATCAACGAGCAGCGTAAAACCACGCTTTCCTCCATTCCCTTGTGGCAGAGCCGTGGCCATATGGTCAGCCATGCCTTAGCGAAAAGCCTGAGCTGGTTCGCCTTTGTGAACGGCAGCTTTGCGCTGATGATTTACCTGCGCAACATCATGTTTGGCAATTTTGATGCGGGAGTGGTTGTCTCTGGCAAACTTTTGACGGTGATCGACCTGCTGATGTTAGCGACCCTGCTGGTGTCGGTCGCCATGCTGGCCATCTCTTTCGTTTTGAAGGCGAAGCCATCTCCAGCAATTAAGCCTTTACTCTCGCTCCTGTTGCTGCTGCAAAGCGGACTCTGGGCCGCCAGCGGCTTCAGCTTTATCACCGCGTTGCAGACGCCGCTTGCCTATCCCTTAAGTTCGATCTTGATGATGAGCGCGCTGGCAGCCCTCTATTACTGGCCTTCAGGTCTGCTGCTGTTTGTGGTGCCCATCTGGCTGGCCACGGTGGCGGGGAATCTGCAGGTCAATGCCGGGTTGAATCTGCGTTTTTCAGCGGTGTGCCTGATCTTCACGCTGATCCTGATTTACGGCCGCTATATGTTGCAGGGCTGGTTTAATGAAGCCTGGCTGCGCTTTCAGGAAAATCAGCTGCTGATTTCCAGGCTGGATACGCTGGCCCACCAGGATGTGTTGACCGGCACCGCCAACCGCCGTGCGCTGGAAGATCATCTGCACAATGCCGTCAGCCGACAGGCGAGCTTTGAGCTGATTATGCTCGATGTCGATTATTTTAAACGCTACAACGACCATTATGGTCATCAGGCCGGAGATGTCTGTCTGGCGGAAGTGGCTGCGGTGCTGAAAACGGCGGTACGCACCTCCGAGGATCTGGTGGCGCGTTATGGCGGTGAAGAGTTTGTGGTGATGCTGTTTGGCGCAACGCCACAAGGTGCAGAGCAGATTGCCGAACGCATTCAGGCTAACCTGCAACAGGCGCATCTGCGGCACGAACGGTCAGATGTGAGTGACACTGTCACGGTGAGTATGGGCATTGCCTCATCGGATGGCAGTAAGGGCGTGGCGCAGATCCTCGCCGAGGCCGATGCCGCACTGTATCGTGCCAAGGAGCAGGGCCGTAACCGCTGGTGCCGTTAG